The following proteins are co-located in the Dyadobacter chenwenxiniae genome:
- a CDS encoding GDSL-type esterase/lipase family protein, producing MRKTRIAAVFGYILFLFSTLPTPSVSAQTNSAEAFTLKDGDRVVFLGNSIFENDFQYGYLELALTTRFADKGVTFRNLGWTGDNVWGEARSTYTNPPTPYEHLMEDITKTQPTVVFLGYGGVEAQDGQAGLPHFKEGLNKLLDKIDELGAKAILLSTIPVVSSDTAQRIAQRNADLELYSKAISEVATQRKKQFIDIYNPILSVSKKDSIIENTVHLNELGYYYLATTLEKALGLNAAKATTGITITNNIAEVSNGRSLTPDKEGVLAKFAVDNKYLPLPSPKSAGWITDNAHVVKISGLKKGYYTLVSENNQVASASAKDWEKGVEIKQGPQFAQVAEIRNMILKKNELHFFQYRPLNQTYIIGFRRYEQGRHVKGLEEQNILIKWLEGQIILNSEPKEVVYELRVTGDKL from the coding sequence ATGAGAAAGACCCGAATAGCCGCTGTATTTGGCTATATTTTATTCTTATTCAGCACATTACCAACCCCTTCTGTTTCAGCTCAAACAAATTCCGCCGAAGCCTTCACATTGAAAGACGGCGACCGCGTTGTATTTCTGGGCAATTCCATTTTTGAGAATGATTTCCAATATGGTTATCTGGAACTTGCCCTCACCACCCGTTTTGCGGATAAAGGCGTGACTTTCAGGAACCTGGGTTGGACGGGCGATAATGTATGGGGTGAGGCAAGAAGCACTTACACCAACCCGCCGACGCCTTATGAGCATTTGATGGAAGATATTACCAAAACGCAGCCAACGGTTGTTTTTCTGGGTTATGGCGGCGTAGAAGCGCAGGACGGACAAGCTGGCTTGCCGCATTTTAAAGAAGGTTTAAACAAACTTCTAGATAAAATCGATGAACTGGGCGCAAAAGCCATTTTGCTGTCCACCATCCCCGTCGTTTCCAGCGACACTGCACAGCGCATTGCCCAGCGCAATGCGGATCTTGAATTGTATTCCAAAGCCATTTCGGAAGTTGCAACGCAGCGCAAAAAACAGTTTATCGACATTTATAATCCTATTTTAAGCGTCAGCAAAAAGGATTCGATTATAGAAAATACGGTGCATTTGAACGAGCTGGGTTATTATTACCTGGCAACGACGCTTGAAAAAGCATTGGGCCTGAATGCAGCAAAAGCAACAACGGGCATCACGATCACTAACAACATAGCCGAAGTTTCCAATGGTCGCTCCCTAACCCCTGATAAAGAGGGTGTCTTGGCCAAATTTGCAGTCGATAATAAATATCTGCCATTGCCTTCACCGAAATCTGCTGGCTGGATTACCGACAATGCGCATGTTGTAAAGATATCCGGTCTTAAAAAGGGTTATTACACATTGGTTTCAGAAAACAACCAGGTGGCGTCGGCTTCTGCGAAGGATTGGGAAAAAGGCGTTGAAATAAAACAAGGCCCGCAATTTGCGCAAGTTGCTGAAATCCGTAATATGATATTGAAAAAGAATGAGTTACACTTCTTTCAATATCGTCCTTTAAACCAAACTTACATCATTGGCTTCCGCAGATACGAGCAAGGCCGTCACGTAAAGGGTCTCGAAGAACAAAACATCCTGATCAAATGGCTCGAAGGCCAGATCATCCTCAACAGCGAGCCGAAGGAAGTGGTTTATGAGTTGAGAGTAACGGGCGATAAACTGTAG